One segment of Streptomyces sp. YIM 121038 DNA contains the following:
- a CDS encoding site-specific integrase: MTEESTGRKKAGHGEDSIYWDKSKNRYVGAMSHGHAPSGKRRRPKVTGKTKTEVRRKLRELRKEMARGAKAPANYTVAQAVGDWLSQGLKGKEASSIGTYRSLADNHVVPYLGAAKLRDLEADEVDDWLEARAKVLATQSLRMVLAILRRSITHAQRRGRAAQNVAKMVALPEGQAGRPSKSLSLEQGEAVLRAMDGTWIHAYVVLSLLVGVRPEEARPLTWKHVHLGEARGQKPHVDVWRSVRRHGDTKTHKSRRSLAMPKQAALVLKEHKARQKAACRATGAAWTDQRLVFPTDTGTQRDATNVRRSLRALLREAGFKNPGEWTTRELRTSFVSLLSDHGIPIEVIARLVGHSGSGTTERVYRKQLRPVIAEGAEAMDDIFGDEGPAADEAPKGD; this comes from the coding sequence ATGACCGAGGAATCCACCGGCCGCAAGAAGGCAGGCCACGGCGAGGACTCCATCTACTGGGACAAGTCCAAGAACCGATACGTCGGCGCGATGTCCCACGGCCACGCCCCGTCAGGCAAGCGCCGGCGCCCGAAGGTGACAGGGAAGACCAAGACCGAGGTACGCCGGAAGCTGCGCGAGCTGCGCAAGGAGATGGCCCGCGGAGCGAAGGCGCCCGCCAACTACACCGTGGCGCAGGCAGTTGGGGACTGGCTTTCCCAAGGTCTCAAAGGGAAGGAAGCCTCCAGCATCGGGACGTACCGGAGTCTGGCGGACAATCACGTTGTTCCCTACCTGGGTGCGGCTAAGCTGCGGGACCTTGAAGCCGATGAAGTGGACGACTGGCTGGAGGCCCGTGCGAAAGTGCTCGCGACCCAGTCCTTGAGGATGGTGCTCGCGATCCTCCGGCGGTCCATCACGCACGCGCAGAGACGCGGCAGGGCCGCCCAGAACGTGGCCAAGATGGTCGCGTTACCCGAAGGGCAGGCCGGTCGGCCGAGCAAGTCCCTCTCCCTGGAACAGGGGGAGGCTGTGCTGCGCGCCATGGACGGCACCTGGATCCACGCCTACGTGGTGCTCTCCCTCCTCGTGGGAGTCCGACCGGAGGAGGCGCGCCCCCTCACCTGGAAGCACGTGCATCTCGGCGAAGCGCGAGGCCAGAAGCCGCACGTGGACGTCTGGCGCTCCGTCCGGCGGCACGGCGACACCAAGACCCACAAGAGTCGGCGCTCGCTGGCCATGCCGAAACAGGCCGCTCTGGTCCTGAAGGAGCACAAAGCCCGGCAGAAGGCTGCATGCCGGGCAACCGGTGCAGCGTGGACGGACCAGCGGCTCGTCTTCCCCACCGACACCGGAACGCAGCGCGACGCCACGAACGTGCGGCGCAGTCTCCGGGCGCTGCTGCGCGAGGCGGGGTTCAAGAACCCGGGGGAGTGGACCACCCGCGAGCTACGGACGAGCTTCGTGTCCCTGCTCTCGGACCACGGCATCCCGATCGAAGTCATCGCGCGCTTGGTGGGCCACAGCGGCAGCGGGACGACGGAGCGCGTCTACCGCAAGCAGCTGCGGCCGGTCATCGCGGAGGGCGCGGAAGCCATGGACGACATCTTCGGGGACGAGGGGCCGGCGGCCGACGAGGCGCCGAAGGGCGACTGA
- a CDS encoding helix-turn-helix domain-containing protein, whose protein sequence is MTAVAEFADHVLYRPEEAARALRIGRSMVYEEIRLGRLQTVRIGRRRLVPPEYIAQYVELLKHEAEATA, encoded by the coding sequence ATGACCGCTGTTGCTGAGTTCGCCGACCATGTCCTCTACCGCCCCGAAGAGGCAGCCAGGGCCTTGAGAATTGGACGCTCGATGGTCTACGAGGAAATACGCCTCGGTCGACTTCAGACCGTCCGCATCGGCCGCCGCCGACTCGTGCCGCCGGAGTACATCGCGCAGTACGTCGAACTCCTCAAGCACGAGGCCGAAGCCACCGCCTGA